DNA from Artemia franciscana chromosome 8, ASM3288406v1, whole genome shotgun sequence:
agaggcaaatttGGCACAAGCCCTTATTAGGTTTGTATAAAAATagtgttagttcatttgttgatCGATAAGTCTATCTGTCATCCGTCCATACGTCATTCCTAGGGTAAGACTAAGGTAGTCGTGACTAAGCAGACTAAGCGTGACTAAGACTAAGCAGTCGTGTCGccaataagtataagttgtcatttatCAAATATTCTACTCCAATAGGAGCGCCTTAGCTTCGCCTCGAGTTAAACTGAGATAGACGGGTGCAATCGCCTCAATTGACCAAACCAAACCAGTTGACGTTCGCATTCGCTTTGAttcagaccaaattaaataatGAGTGACAGTGAAATAGTGATTGGACTATTGGACAGTTTAGTTGATGAAGATTATGAACGTGGAAGGCGAAATAAAACTCATTCGCGTCGCAGAATACTCTCAAGTGAGAGTGATAGTGATCATAGAACAAATAGTGGCTCTCGGAGCCCAGAGTTTCAAACTCATGCTCGATATGGCTCTCGGAGCCCTCAAATTAGTTCTAGGAATGACAAATCTAGCTCTCGGAGCCCACAAATAGGTTCTAGAACCATAAGAACTGGCTCTGTGAGCCCCGTAAAAATCGATGACAAAAAGCGGAAGGCTTCTCCGGAAAAGCGAAAaggtaaaagattaaaagaaaacacgTCAAATGACTCTCTATTCAAAAAGATTTCTGAGGAACGTTCTGGTAACAAAGAGGGTCCCAAGATCcataaaaaacttgccaaagttGCAAATAGAGCTTTCTCCGAGCCTTTGGAAATAGGGAAGCTAAAAGATTTATTTGAGCGCCACCCTAGGCCTGCGAATACAGATAAAATTGTTGTTCCCAAGGTGAATAGTGAGATTTGGGCCACTCTCTCAGCACGTGCTAAGCAGAGGGATGCTAAGGCACTTCAAGTGCAGCGGACAATTGTTCACTCAACCTTTTGTGTTTTAGAGGCAGTAAATGATGTTCTTGAGCTCGAAAATGAGCATATCAAAGAAAAGGTTGTTAAAAACCTAACAGATGCAGTTCACATGCTTGGCCTCACCAATTATGATTTAAGTCTAAAAAGACGCCATGCGATGAAATTCGAGTTGAGCCCAGATCCCATGGTGGCATCCGCTTTATGCGCTCCCAAAGTCAAAGTCACGGAGTTTCTTTTTGGCAAAGATGTTGCAAAAACAACGTCCAAAGCCAAATCCGTGGCggatttgaaaaaatcatttggaaGACCAAAAAACGTGCAAGGGGGGGCCTACCGTTATCGCCGATGGCAGAACGAGGCTCCCCGTCCATTCTATCGAAAAAAGCAGAACCAGGACCGTCAGGAGAGGTCGAAATTCCAGAACTTTCAGAAAAGGGATCGCAAATAGGTGGTATGTACCATTTAACATACCCTGACCTTGAGTTTTATGATTTTGTTGCAAATTTCAATAGGCAGTCCAAACATTTGGTTGATAATTTTAAAGCAGGGAGAATTAGTAAGTTTATCTCAAAATGGCAATCAATAACAagtgatttgaatattttgaatattgtggCTTCAGGCTATAAGATTGAATTCGAGAAAAGACCATTAAAAGCTTtggtaacaaaaaacaaaagttttacgCCTGAAGAAATGCAGGCTATACGAAAagaagtttatattttattgcatAAAGGAGTTATTATTAAAGTACCCGAGTTCAGAACAAAAGGAATACTTTGTGTTTCTCCCGTTTTTACGGTCCCAAAGAAAGATGGGTCTTCTCGGtttattttgaatcttaaaaaactaaacgaaagtattaaatactagctgttggggtggcgcttcgcgccaccccaacacctagttggtgggggcgcttcgcgccccccccaagcccccccgcgcgcgtaagtcgttacgcgccataatagttacgcgccattgtagttgtgtccctatgtcccacctgtgaatatagatagatatatatatatggttttaactacgtaaaacttgcgaatatacaacattctttgctgtcccattgtctttgcatataaatagattgtcaggtttaccgactcttgaacatgcaacatataatggtccatgggaaaacaatctgtattcagatctatacctcatgattctaatgattgcccttgagctttgttgatggtgattgctaatcgaccattccctgtcccggtgtcccggtcgtcatttacatccccctgtttcccccggtgtccccgttgtagttgtgtccctgtgtcccggtcgtcatttatattccctgtgtcccgggtcccggtcgtcatttgtatcccggtgtcccggtctgtatatacattcgttttttagttttgtttttctcctttatttttttcctttttttttcttttttagcttatttagatttttagattttttagtttttttattagtttttagtttttttttctttttagtttttttgtcccggtcgtcatttatatccccctgtttcccccggtgtccccgttgtagttgtgtccctgtgtcccggtcgtcatttatattccctgtgtcccggtcgtcatttgtatcccggtgtaccggtctgtatatacattcgttttttagttttgtttttctcctttatttttttcctttttttttcttttttttatactccctgtgtcccggtgctttgttgattgctaatcgaacattccttttgtcctggtcgctttctctttgagtgtcgtcatttatttttttcttttttagttcttttagtttttaccttttttagttttttttagtttttagtttttttagttttttacctttttttagtttttttagtttttttagttttttagcttttttattttttttattagtttttagtttttttgtagtttttgccttttttttagtttttttagttttttagcttttttattagtttttagttttttttgtagtttttgcctttttttagttttttagtttttttattagtttttagtttttttttctttttagtttttttgtcccggtcgtcatttatatccccctgtttcccccggtgtccccgttgtagttgtgtccctgtgtcccggtcgtcatttatattccctgtgtcccggtcgtcatttgtatcccggtgtaccggtctgtatatacattcgttttttagttttgtttttctcctttatttttttcctttttttttcttttttttatactccctgtgtcccggtgctttgttgattgctaatcgaacattccttttgtcctggtcgctttctctttgagtgtcgtcatttatttttttcttttttagttcttttagtttttaccttttttagttttttttagtttttagtttttttagttttttacctttttttagtttttttagtttttttagttttttagcttttttattttttttattagtttttagtttttttgtagtttttgccttttttttagtttttttagttttttagcttttttattagtttttagttttttttgtagtttttgcctttttttagttttttttagttttttagcttttttattttttttattagtttttagttttttttgtagtttttgcctttttttctctttgagtgtcgtcatttattagtttttgcctttttttctctttgagtgtcgtcatttattagtttttttcctttttttttttagttttttattggtttttacctttattttagcttatttttcagttttttccttttttttagtttttttttattttttattttttttagttttttacctttttttagtttttttagtttttttagttttttagcttttttactttttttattagtttttagtttttttttgtagtttttgcctttttttagttttttcagtttttttttagtttttttttgtagtttttgcctttttttagtttttttagttttttagcttttttattttttttattagtttttagttttttttgtagtttttgccttttttagttttttcagttttgacgtcacctgatccagttttttcaggtgacgtcacctgacacatccatccacacatccatccacaacttatttttatatatatagatagatagattacCATTTTAAAATGGAAAGTGTTCAGTCTGCGGTtcttttaatgacaaaaaattgttatatggCCTCTGTTGACCTTGTTGACTTTTATTATTCATGCCCTGTTGATTTTGAGTATCAATTATGGCTTTGTTTTGAAGTAGATTGTTATTATGCTTTCACATGTATGCCAAACGGCTTATCATCTGCCCCAAGGGTTCTCACGAAACTTATGAAACCCGTTTTCTCCCTTCTTCGACGAAAAGGTTATATGTCAATTGTTTATCTAGACGATACCCTTCTTCTGGGAAGGTCAGTTTTAGAATGTCAAAACAATGTCTATGAAACAGTGAAATTACTGTCAGAGCTGGGGTTTGTAATTCACCCGGGGAAGTCAGTTCTCATTCCAAGTCAAAGAATAGAATTTCTGGGTTTTTTATTAGATTCGCGATTAATGTGTATTTCCCTGccggaaagaaaaattgaaaaggttCTAGATTCAGTTTCAAAAGTTCTCCGTCAAAAATCGACTACGATTCAAAATTTGGCCGAAACTCTAGGTGTTCTTGTTTCAACCTTCCCAGCAGTGGAATTAGGGCCTTTATATTACCGGAAAGCGGAATCATTGAAAATTCAAGCACTAAAGCACGCGAAGGGTGATTTTGCGGCTAGGCTAACTTTAACATCCGATGTAATTTCCGAATTGCATTGGTGGTTGAACATTGCCAACCATGCGTCTAAAGCAATTGAACCTAGGTCAATTGACAAATATTTGTGTAGTGATGCATCCAAATTAGGCTGGGCACTCGTGGATGAATATTCCATGAAAACAGCCACAGGCGAATGGTCCTCAGAAGAGAAGGGATTTGACATCAATGTTTTAGAAACGAAGGCCGTTTATCTGGGATTAAAGTGTTTTGCTCAGGATATTAAGGGCATTCATGTCAGGCTGCGTTCAGATAATATAACCACAGTagcttatataaataaaatgggaGGAACAAAATCCCAATTGTGTAACTATTTCGCAAATAGGATCTGGCAGTTAGTATTACAGGATAAAGGGTGGATATCTGCAGAGCATGTGCCAGGAGTTGCTAATATCGCGGATAAAGCATCTCGaaaattttataatgaaaaagaatggAAATTGAATTCTAGAATATTCGTTATTTTGAATTCGTTGGTATGTCAGTCGATAGATATTGATCTGTTTGcaaccagattaaattttcaGATTAAACCATTTGTTTCTTGGAAACCAGATCCAGAATGTTTTTTCGTAGATGCATTTGCAATGAGTTGGGAGCCTCATTTCTTTTATGCCTTTCCCCCATTTAGCTTACTTCTGAGGACCCTTCAGAAGGTAGAGACAGATCAGGCAACTGGTATTTTGATTTTCCCAAACTGGACCACACAAGTTTGGTATCCCTTACTATTAAAGCTCTTAATAGGAAGTCCTATACTTTTACCAAATGATACTTTTACTTTGTCTCTTCCACAGAAACCGACCTTACACCATCCATTGTCCAAAACGTTACGCCTAGCGGCTTGTGTCGTCTCCGGCAAGGGCTTCACCACCAAGGATATTCTCCTTCCACAGTCGATATTATCATGGATGGATGGCGGGATTCAACTAAGCGTCAGTACAGGgtttacattgaaaaatggaTCGACTTTTGTGGAAGAAACACAATCCAGGCCTTGGAGGCAACTGTACCGGAGACTTTGACCTTTCTTACGGAACTGTTTTACTCAGGTGTTGGATACAGTGCTATTAATACTGCGAAGAGTGCTTTATCCGCAATTTTACCAAGCCTTCAGTTAGGCAGTAATCACATCACTAAGAAATTCATGAGAGGTGTCTTTAATAGAAGGCCTAGCCTACCCAAGATTTCTAGTATTTGGGATGTAAAATGTGTATTCGATCTATTTAGATTGCCAGTTTGGGATATCGAAAACCTTAAATTAAAGACACTAACACAAAAATTAGcggttttattgattctatcgGCTTGTGAAAGAGTTCAGTTGTTGGCCAGTTTGTCACTTAATAATATGATAAATAATGACGATGgaagttttgattttcaaattaatgtgcTATTAAAAACAACGAAACCGGGAAACCACAAATCAGTAGTTAAATTTCGACCTTTTCAAGAGTCGTCCCTTTGTCCGGTGACGCACTTAGCTAGGTATATTAGAATGACGTCATACCTGAATAGAGACGACGCACTTTTTCTTACATATCGTAAGCCTTATACCGCTGCGTCCAAGTCATCTATTTCTAGATGGATAAAAGAAGTATTATTTCTTGCAGGTATAGATACCAGTGTTTACGGTGCTCATAGCACACGGTCTGCCTCAACGTCCCACCTTAAAGCAAGAGGAGTTGATGTTGACCAAATCATAAGATATGTAGGCTGGACAAATGCTAAAACGTTTGCAAGGTTTTATAATAAACCAATTGAAAGTGAAAAACAGTTATCTGTTTTTTGAAGTCACTCATCGCATTCTgttatatttgaattattttactataaatgaaattttgtacAGCGGCCTCTTTTTATTGAATAGGGCTATTATTGGTCATTAGTGTTGGTTTAGCTCATGCTGAACTTTAAAATCTCAGTTTAACTCGAGGCGAAGCTAAGGCGCTCCTATTGGAGtagaatttataaattaaacgaaaacttaccaagtttgaagtttgattgtaattctacTCCAAAGAAGGAGCGCCAGCGTAGCTGAGAGTTCAACTGCCCTCCTAATTTCCCTTCCCGTTGAACTCTCAGCGTTTCATCATGAGCTTAACCACCGCATACTACAACGACTTTAAAACACTGGTTTGGTTTGGTCAATTGAGGCGATTGCACCCGTCTATCTCAGTTTAACTCTCAGCTACGCTGGCGCTCCTTCTTTGGAgtagaattacaatcaaacttcaaacttggtaagttttcgtttaatttataaattaaaatgagtaaaaaaaagacaaataattcagaggcaacaatccAACACAAGGggtcatcaggagaatacacacttacctatagggtttcggcactttaaattccctatcCAGGCAAGTGCCGCgcctaccataaattccctATGATATCCCCGTGTTAGGTATCGCCCcaaaaatatatgcctatgaaaaaacaaatgtagaacaaccaagtaacaccaaaacaagcacCAGACGAGCTGTACTCCGGCAAGTTGATCGCAAATGCTTTGCTGTGTCAGGAACGAGCTCCAGTAGCTCCTCTGATCAAGAGTTATACATGCACCTGTAGAAAACCGATATAAACGTGACGTCGAAGCTTTCCTGGATTAACTGTGGGGTTTTAGCTATCtaaaaccccctaaaagccctatgaaaaaacaaatataaaacaaccaagtaacaccaaaacaagcttatcataCCTTAATTCTGGCTCTCGTGTATTTAAGTAATATTTCTAATGGGAAATGCATTTACAAACCCAAACTGGagctttgattttttgaaggaaaacatttttaattttcagatccTTATTGGATCAGATCCTTAttggtggcgcgaagcgccaccccaacacctagttggcggggaacttcacgccccccaagcccccccgcgcgcgtaagtcgcgGGGggtatatgtgtttcaaactacgtaaaacttgcgaatatacaacattcttgatgaccttagcttggtaatacgggacccagagatcgaatcacgctgcaggaatgcactgcagggccgacgcagggaccatagtagtcaagaagcgtcgttaattcttaaataataaatacaacattcttggctttcccattgtctctgcatatacaaagccttatgtacaaataatgacgtcatatgcaaacgctctttttacaaacaaacaaacatgcatacacacaactcgtttttatatagatagatagatagatagatacaatacaaattaactgcgtaaaacttgcgaatatacaacattcttcgctgtcaaattgtcgctgcatataaatagattgtcaggtttatcgaccctcgaacatgcaacgtacaattgtccatgggaaaaacaatcagtattaagatctataccacatttttctaatgattgaccttgagctttgttaatggtgattgcaaatgctaatcgaattgggaattgcaatcttttaaattgaaaaggcagatccgttggaatcatgggaatccgaggaataagaacagcctcaccctcaaaaggccctgtcaagattgtggcctctattaggttttccattgttttttttttacagcaagtcgcgtgccattgcaaagctttggtgggttgatatttttttaaagtattattggtacgcccatttttagttgtagcacgtgtggtggaaacactgaaagatccacggaatttaaaaattcagatggataattaaccgcttcatttgattccaaaactgtgtcgactgacttgtaaaggactgcctggtctcgaatcttggtcaaaacaatattgttgatttcgtggacgtctatatttttgggtgcaagaatcgctctttcacttagccatttattatttttataattgtttagaatattcggaagcaggtagttgtatacgtcctgaaattgagtctactgggagctttccgtttccaattgccagcaattgatctgaaaatgtttgaccagagtcatcgttttgcaatcggacacgcatatttgtatttaattttaatgtttttacgtgtgcccataaattagaatttttcaggcaagcattcatttcgtctgcaggggttgatttcggtattataggtaatgtttgcctgaaatctcccgcaagcaatattaatgtgctgccaaagggtttcgacttccatcgcaaatctttcaagcattgatccagagcctcgagcgattttttgtgtgccattgtgcactcatcccaaacaataagtttgcattgctgcaatactttacccatcccagatgatttggaaatattgcacgtgggagtttctgtagaatgcaaattcagaggcaatttcaaagcggaaagagcagttcttccaccaggcagcaatgttgcggctattgcGGACGACGTAATTCCCAACGCTATATTATatatcgaattgatgccagaatcagttttatcacaaacgttttaccagtacctcctggcgtatccaaaaagaaaatttctccaaggtTGTTATCGACataatgcattatcgtatcaaaaatatctttttgttccgacgttaacttggaaatgttattttgtacatacgaccatagatcactcgtactgtaactttgttcacgatccaattctacacatgtcgaaacagcagcgatacggttaggtgaaggcatttccaaatcctgaagaggtttgtttgccatacgtaagcaaaaatttttttagtaataactaaagtgtagttataaatttctgatgtaaaatcaaaagtcttaTCTGACGTCTccaactgttttcgatggagtatatcttcagacatttttgacttatatttttcccataactctgtaggagctgatggagagcaagttgttaaaatgatgccaaacaatgcgcgaatttgacttggagttgacgttttgcatgcgtcattgatgcagttatcccagtgttggtcattctccaataaattcagagcttggcatgcactacggtaagtgtcatgtatagtaccgtttacagttctcaaatactcaaaggatgtcggaccgggtacattcaccaaaagcaggcgtagaaagaagcattcatgttgattggggtgaacggtgtagagtcttcctatcgtggtatctttgaagatggtaggttggccgtcgattaacttaccctgttttcgacgttcaaatactttatttttagtattccacttTAATacaaaggcacttcagtatacagcagttttttgcaaaagaatcctTTTTGCAAACCGAAAAGAAAgtggttaactttgtatccggtggattcagggctctttgttgcacgttggtttccgagaaataaacacgttgaccattctgtaaatgtaccgctaagtgaacaacagctggactacgttcatgtatcggaaatgaaagaattcgccaaacagcttcattactgcttatgtatcttccagcctgatattgtacgatttcgtcaatATCTTTGATtccgggctgcaagccaaaaactgccatgtcactgcctttgttgacatatttacatatgtatttgattgcctttacggagttacagcattcaacgtttatgtgtgcattaaatgcttttgataataacggggaatatggaacaacccactggttgtgggtattgtgggtaaccatcattgccagtaattgtgttggatactaaaagtcgaggatagtgctttgtgcaccttcctttggccatgcatggtgaatt
Protein-coding regions in this window:
- the LOC136030656 gene encoding uncharacterized protein LOC136030656; translation: MESVQSAVLLMTKNCYMASVDLVDFYYSCPVDFEYQLWLCFEVDCYYAFTCMPNGLSSAPRVLTKLMKPVFSLLRRKGYMSIVYLDDTLLLGRSVLECQNNVYETVKLLSELGFVIHPGKSVLIPSQRIEFLGFLLDSRLMCISLPERKIEKVLDSVSKVLRQKSTTIQNLAETLGVLVSTFPAVELGPLYYRKAESLKIQALKHAKGDFAARLTLTSDVISELHWWLNIANHASKAIEPRSIDKYLCSDASKLGWALVDEYSMKTATGEWSSEEKGFDINVLETKAVYLGLKCFAQDIKGIHVRLRSDNITTVAYINKMGGTKSQLCNYFANRIWQLVLQDKGWISAEHVPGVANIADKASRKFYNEKEWKLNSRIFVILNSLVCQSIDIDLFATRLNFQIKPFVSWKPDPECFFVDAFAMSWEPHFFYAFPPFSLLLRTLQKVETDQATETDLTPSIVQNVTPSGLCRLRQGLHHQGYSPSTVDIIMDGWRDSTKRQYRVYIEKWIDFCGRNTIQALEATVPETLTFLTELFYSGVGYSAINTAKSALSAILPSLQLGSNHITKKFMRGVFNRRPSLPKISSIWDVKCVFDLFRLPVWDIENLKLKTLTQKLAVLLILSACERVQLLASLSLNNMINNDDGSFDFQINVLLKTTKPGNHKSVVKFRPFQESSLCPVTHLARYIRMTSYLNRDDALFLTYRKPYTAASKSSISRWIKEVLFLAGIDTSVYGAHSTRSASTSHLKARGVDVDQIIRYVGWTNAKTFARFYNKPIESEKQLSVF
- the LOC136030282 gene encoding uncharacterized protein LOC136030282, translating into MSDSEIVIGLLDSLVDEDYERGRRNKTHSRRRILSSESDSDHRTNSGSRSPEFQTHARYGSRSPQISSRNDKSSSRSPQIGSRTIRTGSVSPVKIDDKKRKASPEKRKGKRLKENTSNDSLFKKISEERSGNKEGPKIHKKLAKVANRAFSEPLEIGKLKDLFERHPRPANTDKIVVPKVNSEIWATLSARAKQRDAKALQVQRTIVHSTFCVLEAVNDVLELENEHIKEKVVKNLTDAVHMLGLTNYDLSLKRRHAMKFELSPDPMVASALCAPKVKVTEFLFGKDVAKTTSKAKSVADLKKSFGRPKNVQGGAYRYRRWQNEAPRPFYRKKQNQDRQERSKFQNFQKRDRK